TGAGTAAAACAACATTAAAACCATATTCATAGATTTTTTTCCTCCATCCTCAAATTATAGGGTAGAATACTTAAGAATTATAAAAAGGTTTCTGAAGAATTTCTTAAACCCGACTGTTTTTGCCTTTTCTGGGTACAGAAATAGCCGTCCATTTCTGAACGGCTGAAAATCTATGTGCCTTTTTCATTTTTCATTGTTGCACTACTGATATGCTTAGAAAATTTCGCCGCGGACAATGGTCTGTTCTCTGCCGGGTCCGACGGCAATGAGAGTAACCTGGGTTTCCGTAAGCTGCTCAATCCGTCTGACATAGTCCTGAGCGGCTTTCGGCAGATCCTCAAAACGAGTCACTCCTGTGATATCCTCCTGCCAGCCCTCTATAACCTCATAGACGGGCTCACATACTTTAAATATCTTCTGACTTTGGGGAAATTCATAAATCACTTCGTTATTGACCCGATAACCCACACAAATTTTAATGGTTTCGAAACCGGATAAAACATCCAACTTCATCAAAGCAAAATCAGAGATGCCACTGACCCGCACAGCATAGCGGGCGATCACAGCATCAAACCAGCCGCAGCGGCGGGCCCGGCCGGTGGTGGTGCCGAATTCATGACCATTCTGACGCATAAGCTCCCCGGTTTCGTCCGCCAGCTCGGTGGGGAAGGGTCCTTCGCCAACGCGAGTGGTATAGGCTTTGATAACTCCCACCACCCGATTAATGCGGGTAGGGCCAACCCCGGCACCGATGCAGGCTCCGCCGGCAATGGGATGGGAGGAGGTGACATAGGGATAGGTTCCGTGATCCAGATCCAGCAGGGTGCCCTGAGCGCCTTCAAATAGAACCTTTTCCCCGGCTTTCAAGGACTCGTCAATGATTAAGGAGCTGTCCGCCACCAAGCTCCGAATCTTTTGGGCATAGCCGGAATACTCCTGATAGATGGTGTCGTAGTCCAAGGGCTCAACACCGTATACTTTGATCAGGAGGTTATTCTTCTCCTGCAGATTACGGCGGAGCTTGCCGGCAAATTCTTCATCATCAATCAAATCCATGATCCGGATGCCGATCCGCAAGGTTTTGTCCATATAGGCCGGGCCGATGCCCCGCTTCGTAGTCCCTATTTTATGCTCCCCGCGGGAATCTTCTTCCAAAGCGTCAAGTATGCGGTGATAAGGCATGATGACATGAGCGTTGGAGCTGATCAGGAGTTTGCCGGTTTTTACTTTCCGTTCGCTCAGATAAGCCAACTCTTCCAGCAGCACCTTAGGATCAACTACGACTCCGTTGCCGATGACGCAGGTCTTATCTTCATACAGAATTCCTGAAGGGATCAAATGAAGCTTAAACTCTTCTCCTTTGGCAACGACGGTATGTCCGGCGTTGTTCCCCCCTTGATAGCGGACCACTAAATCCGCCTTTTCGGCCAGGAAGTCCGTTACCTTTCCTTTTCCCTCATCGCCCCATTGAGTACCTATTAACACTACGGATGCCATACCTGATTCCCCCGTTCTTTCTTCTTGAGCCATTAATTGCCTAAGCCCAAGCGTTTAAAAATATCGTCAATATGCTTAAGATGGTAACTCCAATCAAACAAAGCGTTGACTTCCTCAGCCGTGAGCAGCTCCATAACCTGGGGATTTTCCTGAATCACTTCCCGGAAATCCCGGCCGTTGTCCCAAGCTGCAAAGGCCGCCTGCTGAACCCATTGATAAGCCTCTTCCCGCATACAGCCCTTATCGACTAACGCGAGCAGAACCCGTTGGGAGGAGGTTAAGCCATAGGTTTTGAGGAGATTCTCCATCATCTGATCGGAACGAATGCGTAACCCTTTAATAACCCGGGTCATTTGCCGCAGCATATGATCCAGCAAAATGCTGCTGTCAGGCAGAATGACTCTCTCAACGGAAGAATGAGTCATATCCCGCTCATGCCAGAGAGCTACATTTTCCATAGCAGCCAGAGCATTGCCCCGGAGCAGCCGGGACATCCCCGCAATCTGCTCACAGGCGATGGGATTTCTTTTATGAGGCATGGCCGAGGACCCCTTTTGTCCTTCGGCAAAGGGCTCCTCCACTTCCAGGATATCTGTGCGCTGAAGGTTGCGAATCTCTGTGGCCATTTTCTCAAGAGTGCTCCCGATCAAAGCCAAGGCTGTGACATAGTGGGCATGGCGATCCCGCTGAAGAATCTGATTGCTGACCAAAGCAGGCTTAAGCCCTAATTTGGCACAGACCGCTTCTTCAACTTCCGGTGATACATTGGCATAGGTCCCTACGGCACCGGAAATCTTGCCGGCCCCAATGGACTCGACGGCGGCTGCCAGGCGCTCGATCTGGCGGTCGATCTCAGCCATCCATAAAGCGAGTTTCAAGCCGAAAGTCAGGGGCTCGGCATGAATGCCATGGGTACGTCCCACCATCACGGTATCTTTGCTTTCCACGGCCCGCTGGGCTAAGGCTTCACGCAGTTCCCGCAGATCCTTAAGCAAAAGCTGCCCGGCATCTCTTAAAACCAAGCTGAGTCCCGTATCCTTAACATCTGAGGAGGTTAGCCCCAGATGCAGATATTTGCCCGCTTCGCCGATCTCTTCCACAACTCCCTGCAAAAAAGCGATGAGATCATGACGAACCACCTTTTCTATCTCAGCAATTCGCTCCGGATTGACTTTGGCTTTCCTGCGAATCTCGGACAGAGCCTGGAAGGGAATCTCACCCCGCTCAGCCATCACCTCAGCCACGGCCAGCTCGACTTCCAGCCATCGCTCATATTCATAGCCTTCCCGCCATAATTGCCCCATTTCAGGATGTGTATATCGATTAATCAACAAAAAAGTCCCCCTAAATCTTCCTAT
This genomic stretch from Desulfitobacterium chlororespirans DSM 11544 harbors:
- a CDS encoding adenylosuccinate synthase — protein: MASVVLIGTQWGDEGKGKVTDFLAEKADLVVRYQGGNNAGHTVVAKGEEFKLHLIPSGILYEDKTCVIGNGVVVDPKVLLEELAYLSERKVKTGKLLISSNAHVIMPYHRILDALEEDSRGEHKIGTTKRGIGPAYMDKTLRIGIRIMDLIDDEEFAGKLRRNLQEKNNLLIKVYGVEPLDYDTIYQEYSGYAQKIRSLVADSSLIIDESLKAGEKVLFEGAQGTLLDLDHGTYPYVTSSHPIAGGACIGAGVGPTRINRVVGVIKAYTTRVGEGPFPTELADETGELMRQNGHEFGTTTGRARRCGWFDAVIARYAVRVSGISDFALMKLDVLSGFETIKICVGYRVNNEVIYEFPQSQKIFKVCEPVYEVIEGWQEDITGVTRFEDLPKAAQDYVRRIEQLTETQVTLIAVGPGREQTIVRGEIF
- the purB gene encoding adenylosuccinate lyase, yielding MLINRYTHPEMGQLWREGYEYERWLEVELAVAEVMAERGEIPFQALSEIRRKAKVNPERIAEIEKVVRHDLIAFLQGVVEEIGEAGKYLHLGLTSSDVKDTGLSLVLRDAGQLLLKDLRELREALAQRAVESKDTVMVGRTHGIHAEPLTFGLKLALWMAEIDRQIERLAAAVESIGAGKISGAVGTYANVSPEVEEAVCAKLGLKPALVSNQILQRDRHAHYVTALALIGSTLEKMATEIRNLQRTDILEVEEPFAEGQKGSSAMPHKRNPIACEQIAGMSRLLRGNALAAMENVALWHERDMTHSSVERVILPDSSILLDHMLRQMTRVIKGLRIRSDQMMENLLKTYGLTSSQRVLLALVDKGCMREEAYQWVQQAAFAAWDNGRDFREVIQENPQVMELLTAEEVNALFDWSYHLKHIDDIFKRLGLGN